One Lysinibacillus sp. OF-1 DNA segment encodes these proteins:
- a CDS encoding MarR family winged helix-turn-helix transcriptional regulator → MPNHLDNQLCFLLYATSKEIIRQYTLLLKPYDLTYTGYITLLALEENEQITVKELGQRLFLDSGTLTPLLKKLEAKGYICRERSKDDERQMQIYLSKEGSNVRCMLPEVSRQVMQQSNISEQQFIQLKNVLQDIMHNDWTMKDKK, encoded by the coding sequence ATGCCTAATCATTTAGATAATCAACTGTGCTTTCTTTTGTATGCCACATCAAAGGAAATCATTCGACAATACACATTATTATTGAAGCCATATGATCTAACTTATACAGGCTATATCACTTTATTAGCCTTGGAGGAAAACGAACAAATAACAGTGAAAGAATTGGGACAACGTTTATTTTTAGATTCAGGTACATTAACACCGTTGCTCAAAAAGTTAGAGGCGAAGGGCTATATTTGTCGTGAGCGTTCCAAGGATGACGAACGACAAATGCAAATTTATTTATCAAAAGAAGGCAGTAATGTCCGTTGTATGCTACCAGAAGTGTCACGACAAGTAATGCAACAATCAAATATCTCAGAGCAGCAATTTATACAACTGAAAAATGTTCTTCAAGATATTATGCACAACGACTGGACAATGAAAGATAAAAAATAA
- a CDS encoding Ohr family peroxiredoxin, whose product MKELYSTTMINDGGRSGTSYAEDQSLSLKIAPPGSKLANVTNPEQLFAAGYSACFNSALDLIKRQKKLNNASTIKVTVKLMEQATFDYVLAVDIEGHIEGLALEEAQELLELTHTVCPYSKATMGNINVIIKAV is encoded by the coding sequence ATGAAAGAATTATACTCAACTACAATGATTAATGATGGTGGGCGTAGTGGCACATCATATGCAGAGGATCAATCACTCTCTTTAAAAATTGCACCACCAGGCTCAAAATTAGCTAATGTGACAAACCCAGAGCAATTATTTGCGGCAGGTTATAGTGCCTGCTTTAATAGTGCACTAGATTTAATTAAACGCCAAAAAAAACTAAACAACGCATCAACAATTAAAGTAACAGTCAAATTAATGGAACAAGCTACTTTTGACTATGTGCTTGCTGTTGACATCGAAGGACATATTGAAGGATTAGCATTGGAAGAAGCACAGGAATTATTAGAGTTAACACATACAGTGTGCCCATATTCAAAGGCAACGATGGGAAATATCAATGTAATAATTAAAGCAGTTTAA